One genomic segment of Salinigranum rubrum includes these proteins:
- a CDS encoding PQQ-dependent sugar dehydrogenase: MLLHPRHTTHARSFVTVLFVFFVVTGSLVSFVHVASEPVAAHDGAHDTPLGTGSLGSTDPSDFTTETVVDGLVQPISLTFLPDGRMLVLEKGGRIVITDPSDTSLDSQTYMTLTNIDTTGERGLISIVVDPQFLQNGYFYLYYQPATPAQSRVARFQHVENSGGLSSRGDRSSETVIWENPDTYVGEYHFGGGLEFGPDGLLYLTTGEEFDPALSQDLSNAGGKIHRFSPNGTVPADNPFLDNASAIDSVWAYGLRNPYRAKWDLSTHRFFVGDVGGNVVDSREEVNLGEAGANYAWPICEGDCAGSEYTDPLYSYPHRDVGGSIISGPVYRGNQYPSAYTGAYFFADYAYNELRYLTFDDTGAVTGDYLFRTFAGRPVDLVEGPDGALYSPLIAYGNVKRVEYKFATDSPYITGAGADVTQGDAPLTVEFTGFAEDPNDEALTYTWEFGDGTTATGSTVTHTYSSTGVYQARLRVTDASGNEDISDPIEITVGSGPVVQIGSPTDGSTFVAGDTITFSGSATTAAGDPVPPEDLSWTVLFTHNDHTHPVLGPVSGSSGSFDIARTGHDYHGDTGYRISLTATDTSTGVSSTQSVDIDPEKVDLTIDTSPDGIDVSIDGIPDTTPYVYDTLIGFDHTLTAPAAQCVAGTTYEFDSWSDGGARSHVVRVPTTDTTYTATYVASGPCTSSGVPTDGLVAQYESTQGLSTSGGTVTGWSDVSGNGNDLTAVGDPQVASDAPNGEQVVAFDGTGDALVRTGLTGFPSGDADRTVVALVRYDSPGYGGVGYGSPALNQLFGLSVNPDGEMMVQGWGRRNDFHTTTVGTGAGWLTQAAVHSNGALTHYKDGTVIDSASHAFATTTDRIVMGAEIDEDPYVDMDVAAVFVYDRALSDTERQQVEEYLQQQYVTTPTTSDTAPVAADDSASVAQGGSVTVDVLANDADADGDIDPSSVRITEYPVSGDVSVDSATGAVTYDHDGSSSTSDSFRYTVADSTANVSNEAVVSVSISGSPPPSDLPVTSGLALHLDSTTGVATSGGAVTTWADQSGNGNDLTASGGPTLATSPTGAQVVRFDGVDDVASRTGGLAAVPTGDGDRTMFVVAEYREVGYGGVAYGLPKRNQVFGLAVDPNGDLMVQGWGGPNDYVSTTAGTGTGWFTQSVVHSNGAFTHYKDGTAIDSATHTFATDNDRLVVGAEMTPAPYLDMDVAAVIIYDRALSDTERQQVEDYLQQQYVGTGTSTASVSITDPTEGATVTGSDLSVSWDATAAQSGDHVHLSLDGGPVVDDRPLSGTYTFTGVAAGSHTVTATVADSGHAAYTNPGATDSVTVTLEAATTNSPPVATDDSASVSQGGSTTVDVLANDDDPDGSLDPTTVQVTSYPASGTLVVDAATGAIEYTHDGSATTSDSFAYTVDDDAGATSNEATVSVSVSSSPPPSDLPVTSGLALHLDSTTGVTTSGGSVTTWADQSGNGNDLTASGGPSLATSPTGAQVVRFDGVDDVASRTGGLAAVPTGDADRTMFVVAEYREVGYGGVAYGSPSTNDAFGLSVGPDGNLMVQGWGGSNDYISTTAGTGAGWLTQSVVHSNGAFTHYRDGTSIDSATHSFTTTANRIVVGAEMTPAPYLDMDVAAVVIYDRALTDTERQQVEDYLQQTYVGSGGSTSTASVSITDPTEGATVTGSDLSVSWDATAAQSGDHVHLSLDGGAVVDDRPLSGTYTFTGVAAGSHTVTATVADSGHAAYTNSEATDSVTVTLEAASTDTAPVATDDSASVAQGGSVTVDVLANDADADGDIDPTTVQVTSYPASGTLVVDAATGAIEYTHDGSVTTSDSFAYTVADSTGNVSNEAVVSVSISTSSSDLPVTSGLALHLDSTTGVTTSGGSVTTWADQSGNGNDLTASGGPTLATSPTGAQVVRFDGVDDVASRTGGLTGVPTGNADRTVFVVAEYREVGYGGVAYGLPKENQVFGLSVDPNGDLMVQGWGGPNDYVSTTAGTGTGWFTQSAVHSNGAFTHYKDGTAIDSATHTFATDNDRLVVGAEMTPAPYLDMDVAAVVIYDRALTDTERQQVEAYLQQTYVG, translated from the coding sequence TCCTCGAGAAGGGCGGTCGGATCGTCATCACCGACCCCAGCGATACGTCGCTCGACTCGCAGACGTACATGACGCTCACGAACATCGACACCACCGGCGAGCGCGGACTCATCAGCATCGTCGTCGACCCGCAGTTCCTGCAGAACGGGTACTTCTACCTCTACTACCAGCCCGCCACCCCTGCACAGTCTCGCGTCGCCCGTTTCCAGCACGTCGAGAACAGCGGCGGGCTCTCCTCGCGGGGCGACCGCTCCTCCGAGACGGTTATCTGGGAGAACCCCGACACCTACGTCGGCGAGTATCACTTCGGCGGTGGGCTCGAGTTCGGTCCGGACGGGCTGTTGTACCTCACCACCGGCGAGGAGTTCGACCCCGCCCTCTCTCAGGACCTCTCGAACGCCGGCGGGAAGATACACCGGTTCTCCCCGAACGGGACCGTTCCCGCGGACAACCCGTTCCTCGACAACGCGAGTGCCATCGACAGTGTCTGGGCGTACGGGCTCCGAAACCCCTATCGCGCGAAGTGGGACCTCTCGACGCACCGGTTCTTCGTCGGTGACGTCGGCGGCAACGTCGTCGACTCCCGTGAAGAGGTCAACCTCGGCGAGGCGGGAGCCAACTACGCGTGGCCGATCTGTGAGGGCGACTGCGCCGGCTCCGAGTACACCGACCCCCTGTACAGCTACCCTCACCGCGACGTCGGCGGGTCGATCATCAGCGGCCCGGTCTACCGTGGGAACCAGTATCCGTCCGCGTACACGGGCGCGTACTTCTTCGCGGACTACGCGTACAACGAGCTCCGCTACCTGACGTTCGACGACACGGGTGCCGTGACCGGCGACTACCTCTTCCGGACCTTCGCGGGTCGGCCCGTCGACCTCGTCGAGGGACCCGACGGCGCGCTGTACTCCCCGCTTATCGCCTACGGGAACGTCAAGCGCGTCGAGTACAAGTTCGCGACCGACTCTCCCTACATCACCGGCGCGGGCGCGGACGTCACCCAGGGCGACGCGCCGCTGACGGTGGAGTTCACCGGCTTCGCGGAGGACCCGAACGACGAGGCGCTGACGTACACGTGGGAGTTCGGAGACGGAACGACGGCGACCGGATCGACGGTGACGCACACGTACTCCTCGACGGGAGTGTACCAGGCGCGACTGCGGGTGACGGACGCGTCGGGGAACGAGGACATCTCGGACCCCATCGAGATCACCGTCGGGTCGGGGCCCGTCGTCCAAATCGGCTCGCCGACCGACGGCTCGACGTTCGTCGCCGGCGACACCATCACCTTCTCCGGAAGTGCGACGACCGCCGCCGGCGACCCCGTCCCGCCGGAGGACCTCTCCTGGACGGTGCTGTTCACGCACAACGACCACACCCACCCGGTACTGGGACCCGTTTCGGGGAGTAGCGGCTCGTTCGACATCGCACGGACGGGACACGACTACCACGGCGACACAGGCTACCGCATCTCGTTGACGGCGACCGACACGTCGACGGGCGTGAGCAGCACGCAGAGCGTCGACATCGACCCGGAGAAGGTGGATCTGACCATCGACACGTCGCCGGACGGTATCGACGTCTCCATCGACGGCATCCCCGACACGACCCCGTACGTGTACGACACGCTCATCGGGTTCGACCACACGCTCACCGCACCCGCCGCCCAGTGCGTCGCCGGGACGACCTACGAGTTCGACTCGTGGTCCGACGGCGGCGCGCGGAGCCACGTGGTCCGCGTTCCGACGACGGACACGACCTACACCGCGACGTACGTCGCCAGCGGCCCGTGCACCTCCTCGGGCGTTCCGACCGACGGACTGGTCGCCCAGTACGAGTCGACGCAGGGACTCTCGACCTCCGGCGGCACGGTGACCGGCTGGTCGGACGTCTCCGGCAACGGGAACGACCTCACCGCCGTCGGTGACCCCCAGGTCGCCTCGGACGCCCCCAACGGCGAGCAGGTCGTCGCGTTCGACGGCACCGGCGACGCGCTCGTCCGGACCGGTCTGACCGGGTTCCCGTCCGGCGACGCCGACCGCACGGTGGTCGCGCTCGTCCGCTATGACTCGCCCGGATACGGCGGCGTCGGCTACGGGTCGCCCGCGCTGAACCAGTTGTTCGGCCTCTCGGTCAACCCCGACGGCGAGATGATGGTTCAGGGATGGGGCCGCCGCAACGACTTCCACACCACGACAGTGGGCACGGGTGCGGGCTGGCTGACCCAGGCCGCGGTCCACTCGAACGGGGCGCTCACCCACTACAAGGACGGGACCGTCATCGACAGCGCGTCCCACGCGTTCGCGACGACGACTGATCGAATCGTGATGGGTGCGGAAATCGACGAGGACCCCTACGTCGACATGGACGTCGCCGCCGTGTTCGTTTACGACCGCGCGCTCAGCGACACCGAACGCCAGCAGGTCGAGGAGTACCTCCAGCAGCAGTACGTGACGACACCGACGACGAGTGACACCGCCCCGGTCGCGGCCGACGACAGCGCGAGCGTCGCGCAGGGCGGGAGCGTCACGGTCGACGTTCTCGCGAACGACGCGGACGCGGACGGCGACATCGACCCGTCTTCGGTCCGCATCACGGAGTACCCCGTGTCGGGGGACGTCAGCGTCGACTCCGCGACCGGAGCGGTCACGTACGACCACGACGGCTCGTCGTCGACGAGCGACTCGTTCCGGTACACGGTCGCGGACTCGACGGCCAACGTCTCGAACGAGGCCGTCGTCTCCGTCTCGATATCGGGCTCACCACCGCCGAGCGACCTCCCGGTGACGAGCGGACTGGCGCTCCACCTCGACTCGACGACCGGTGTGGCCACCAGTGGCGGAGCGGTGACGACGTGGGCGGACCAGTCGGGCAACGGGAACGACCTGACGGCGAGCGGCGGGCCGACCCTCGCCACGAGTCCGACCGGCGCACAGGTCGTCCGGTTCGACGGCGTCGACGACGTTGCCTCTCGAACTGGTGGACTGGCAGCCGTGCCGACGGGTGATGGGGACCGCACGATGTTCGTGGTCGCGGAGTACCGCGAGGTCGGCTACGGCGGTGTCGCGTACGGGCTTCCGAAAAGAAACCAGGTGTTCGGGCTCGCAGTCGACCCGAACGGCGACCTGATGGTGCAGGGCTGGGGCGGGCCGAACGACTACGTCTCGACCACGGCAGGTACCGGAACTGGGTGGTTCACGCAGTCGGTCGTTCACTCGAACGGGGCGTTCACCCACTACAAGGACGGAACGGCCATCGACAGTGCGACGCACACGTTCGCGACGGATAACGACAGGCTCGTGGTCGGCGCGGAGATGACGCCCGCGCCGTACCTCGACATGGACGTCGCTGCCGTGATCATCTACGACCGCGCGCTCAGCGACACCGAACGCCAGCAGGTCGAAGACTACCTCCAGCAGCAGTACGTCGGTACCGGCACGTCGACGGCCTCCGTCTCGATCACCGACCCGACGGAGGGAGCGACCGTCACCGGTTCGGACCTGTCGGTGTCGTGGGACGCGACCGCCGCACAGAGCGGCGACCACGTCCACCTCTCGCTCGACGGAGGTCCGGTCGTCGACGACCGTCCGCTCTCGGGGACGTACACGTTCACGGGCGTCGCGGCGGGAAGCCACACGGTGACGGCGACTGTCGCCGATTCGGGCCACGCCGCGTACACGAACCCGGGAGCGACCGACTCGGTGACGGTCACGCTCGAAGCCGCGACCACTAACAGTCCGCCGGTGGCGACCGACGACAGCGCAAGCGTCTCTCAGGGCGGGAGCACCACTGTGGACGTTCTCGCCAACGACGACGACCCCGACGGGAGCCTCGACCCGACGACGGTGCAGGTGACGTCGTACCCGGCATCCGGAACGCTCGTCGTGGACGCGGCCACGGGTGCCATCGAGTACACCCACGACGGGTCGGCGACGACGAGCGACTCGTTCGCCTACACCGTCGACGACGACGCGGGTGCGACCTCGAACGAGGCGACGGTGTCGGTGTCGGTCTCCAGTTCGCCGCCGCCGAGCGACCTCCCAGTCACCAGTGGATTAGCGCTCCACCTCGATTCGACGACGGGCGTCACGACTTCTGGAGGTTCTGTGACGACGTGGGCGGACCAGTCGGGCAACGGCAACGACCTGACGGCGAGCGGCGGTCCATCCCTCGCCACGAGTCCGACCGGCGCACAGGTCGTCCGGTTCGACGGCGTCGACGACGTGGCATCGCGGACCGGTGGTCTGGCAGCCGTGCCGACAGGTGACGCCGACCGCACGATGTTCGTCGTCGCGGAGTACCGCGAGGTCGGCTACGGTGGTGTCGCGTACGGCTCTCCCTCGACGAACGACGCCTTCGGCCTCTCGGTGGGCCCGGACGGGAACCTGATGGTGCAGGGCTGGGGCGGGTCGAACGACTACATCTCTACGACCGCGGGCACGGGTGCCGGCTGGCTCACCCAGTCGGTCGTCCACTCGAACGGGGCGTTCACCCACTACAGGGACGGGACGTCCATCGACTCGGCCACACACAGCTTCACCACGACGGCGAATCGGATCGTCGTGGGCGCGGAGATGACGCCCGCGCCGTACCTCGACATGGACGTCGCCGCCGTAGTCATCTACGACCGCGCGCTCACCGACACCGAGCGCCAGCAGGTCGAAGACTACCTCCAGCAGACGTACGTCGGCAGTGGAGGCTCGACGTCGACGGCCTCCGTCTCGATCACCGACCCGACGGAGGGAGCGACCGTCACCGGTTCGGACCTGTCGGTGTCGTGGGACGCGACCGCCGCACAGAGCGGCGACCACGTCCACCTCTCGCTCGACGGCGGGGCGGTCGTCGACGACCGCCCGCTCTCGGGGACGTACACCTTCACCGGCGTCGCGGCGGGAAGCCACACGGTGACGGCGACGGTCGCCGATTCGGGCCACGCCGCGTACACGAATTCGGAGGCGACCGACTCGGTGACGGTGACGCTCGAAGCGGCGTCGACCGACACGGCCCCGGTGGCGACCGACGACAGTGCGTCGGTCGCGCAGGGCGGGAGTGTCACGGTCGACGTCCTCGCGAACGACGCCGACGCGGACGGCGACATCGACCCGACCACGGTACAGGTGACGTCGTACCCCGCGTCCGGAACGCTCGTCGTGGACGCCGCCACGGGTGCTATCGAGTACACCCACGACGGGTCGGTGACGACGAGCGACTCGTTCGCCTACACGGTCGCGGATTCGACCGGGAACGTCTCGAACGAGGCCGTCGTCTCCGTCTCGATATCGACCAGTTCGAGCGACCTCCCGGTGACGAGCGGACTGGCGCTGCATCTCGACTCGACGACGGGCGTCACGACTTCTGGAGGTTCTGTGACGACGTGGGCGGACCAGTCGGGCAACGGGAACGACCTGACGGCCAGCGGTGGACCGACGCTGGCGACGAGTCCGACCGGCGCACAGGTCGTCCGGTTCGACGGCGTCGACGACGTGGCGTCTCGAACCGGTGGGCTCACCGGCGTCCCCACCGGTAATGCGGACCGTACCGTGTTCGTGGTCGCGGAGTACCGCGAGGTCGGCTACGGCGGTGTCGCATACGGCCTCCCGAAGGAGAACCAGGTGTTCGGGCTGTCGGTCGACCCGAACGGCGACCTGATGGTGCAGGGCTGGGGCGGGCCGAACGACTACGTCTCGACGACCGCGGGCACCGGAACTGGGTGGTTCACCCAGTCGGCCGTCCACTCGAACGGGGCGTTCACCCACTATAAGGACGGAACGGCCATCGACTCGGCGACGCACACGTTCGCGACGGATAACGACAGGCTCGTCGTGGGTGCGGAGATGACGCCCGCGCCGTATCTCGACATGGACGTCGCCGCCGTAGTCATCTACGACCGCGCGCTCACCGACACCGAGCGCCAGCAGGTCGAAGCGTACCTCCAGCAAACGTACGTCGGCTGA